Proteins encoded by one window of Vibrio algicola:
- a CDS encoding pyridoxal phosphate-dependent aminotransferase, with product MKNIEMSSKLDNVCYDIRGPILKHAKRMEEEGQKILKLNIGNPAPFGFDAPDEILVDVIRNLPTSQGYCDSKGIYSARKAVVQHYQKLGLRELEVEDVYIGNGASELIVMSLQALLNNGDEILIPAPDYPLWTAAASLAGGKPVHYICDESSDWYPDLEDIKKKITPTTRGIVLINPNNPTGAVYSRDFLLEVVEIARQHGLIIFADEIYDKVLYEGATHTSIATLADDVLMATFNGLSKAYRVCGFRGGWMFLTGPKHLAKGYIDGLDMLSSMRLCANVPMQHAIQTALGGYQSINELLLPGGRLLEQRNKAYELITQIPGITCVKPKGAMYLFPKIDTKKYNIKDDAKMVLDFLVQEKVLLVQGTGFNWKQPDHFRIVTLPHVEDLEVAIGRFERFLSTYSQ from the coding sequence AGGGCAAAAAATATTAAAACTCAATATTGGTAACCCTGCCCCATTTGGTTTTGATGCCCCTGATGAAATCTTAGTCGATGTAATTCGTAACCTGCCAACTTCTCAAGGTTATTGTGACTCAAAAGGCATTTATTCAGCGCGTAAAGCGGTGGTGCAACATTATCAGAAATTAGGCTTGCGTGAGCTTGAAGTTGAAGATGTCTACATTGGTAATGGCGCCTCCGAATTGATCGTTATGTCTCTACAAGCTCTGCTCAATAATGGCGATGAAATATTGATCCCCGCTCCCGACTACCCACTTTGGACCGCAGCCGCCTCACTGGCAGGTGGCAAGCCGGTACATTATATCTGTGATGAGTCGTCTGATTGGTATCCTGATCTCGAGGATATTAAAAAGAAAATCACCCCGACCACCCGCGGGATTGTATTGATTAACCCAAACAATCCGACCGGCGCTGTTTATAGCCGTGACTTTTTGCTCGAAGTGGTGGAAATTGCCCGCCAACACGGTTTGATCATTTTTGCTGATGAAATCTACGATAAAGTATTGTACGAAGGCGCAACCCATACTTCGATCGCAACCCTAGCCGACGATGTGCTAATGGCGACTTTTAATGGACTATCAAAAGCGTATCGTGTGTGTGGCTTCCGTGGCGGTTGGATGTTCTTAACTGGACCAAAACATTTGGCCAAAGGCTATATTGATGGCTTGGATATGCTGTCGTCAATGCGCTTGTGTGCCAATGTGCCGATGCAACATGCGATCCAAACGGCGCTGGGTGGCTATCAAAGTATCAATGAATTATTATTGCCTGGTGGACGTTTACTCGAACAACGTAATAAAGCCTATGAGTTGATCACTCAGATCCCCGGTATCACTTGTGTCAAACCTAAAGGGGCGATGTATTTGTTCCCTAAAATTGACACCAAAAAATACAACATCAAAGACGATGCAAAAATGGTGCTCGATTTCTTAGTACAAGAGAAAGTATTACTGGTACAAGGCACTGGCTTTAATTGGAAGCAACCAGACCACTTCCGTATCGTCACCTTACCGCATGTAGAGGATCTTGAAGTTGCCATTGGTCGTTTTGAGCGATTTTTGTCTACTTATTCTCAATAA
- the yfbR gene encoding 5'-deoxynucleotidase encodes MNAEFDNNHPQNNPDNTANNNPDNNPHQPSHFFAHLARMKLIQRWPLMRSISAENISEHSLQVAFVGHALAIIKNKKFGGNVNPERIALLGMYHDSSEVLTGDLPTPVKYHNPAIAKEYKKIELEAEKRLVAMLPEEIQQDFAPFLISDAIDPQDQALVKQADSLCAYLKCLEELSAGNHEFEQAKARLELTLKQRETPEMRYFLTVFAPSFELTLDEIS; translated from the coding sequence ATGAACGCTGAATTCGATAATAACCACCCACAAAATAATCCAGACAATACCGCAAACAATAACCCAGATAATAACCCGCACCAACCAAGCCATTTTTTTGCTCATCTGGCGCGAATGAAACTGATCCAACGCTGGCCATTAATGCGCTCAATTTCAGCTGAAAATATTTCTGAGCACAGCCTGCAAGTCGCGTTTGTCGGCCATGCCCTTGCCATCATTAAAAACAAAAAATTTGGCGGCAATGTGAACCCAGAGCGGATCGCGTTACTGGGTATGTATCACGACAGCAGCGAAGTGTTGACTGGCGACTTACCGACCCCGGTCAAATATCACAACCCAGCGATTGCTAAAGAATATAAAAAGATTGAGCTTGAAGCAGAGAAAAGACTGGTGGCAATGCTGCCCGAAGAGATACAACAAGATTTTGCACCATTTTTGATTAGTGATGCCATCGACCCACAAGATCAAGCGCTAGTAAAACAAGCCGATAGCCTGTGTGCTTATTTAAAATGCTTAGAAGAACTTTCGGCAGGAAACCATGAATTTGAACAAGCAAAAGCCCGTTTAGAGTTAACCCTAAAGCAGCGCGAAACTCCTGAAATGCGTTATTTCTTAACCGTATTCGCACCAAGCTTTGAACTGACGTTAGATGAGATTAGCTAA